The Engraulis encrasicolus isolate BLACKSEA-1 chromosome 22, IST_EnEncr_1.0, whole genome shotgun sequence genome includes a region encoding these proteins:
- the LOC134438230 gene encoding protein BTG3-like has protein sequence MVSVFCILLKNKQFQPSTPRIWCVSSHAAFVKKCPPADQWEDMRREIASVVFFLKRLINITGKVEPEKLDIFLERLVTALHDKFKGHWYTDCPSKGQAFRCIRINITQRVDPELMRACRESGVRYADLGLPRELTLWVDPGEVVCRYGETRPVFTIASFSPEEGTERTVKDVDLDTTKKVIGAVDNIFANNHSSQSSEKGGGSGNQRCRFPSNTRRSLQLSTNICIPTRQRQSFSGPIHTEPVVKLNSV, from the coding sequence ATGGTTTCAGTTTTTTGCATTCTGCTCAAGAACAAACAATTCCAACCTTCCACGCCGCGCATTTGGTGCGTTTCTTCACACGCAGCCTTCGTAAAGAAATGTCCACCTGCTGACCAGTGGGAAGACATGAGGAGAGAAATCGCGTCAGTTGTGTTCTTTCTGAAGAGACTGATAAATATAACGGGGAAAGTTGAACCGGAGAAACTTGACATTTTTTTGGAGCGCCTTGTTACAGCACTGCATGACAAGTTCAAAGGGCACTGGTACACCGACTGCCCCAGTAAAGGCCAGGCGTTCAGGTGTATCCGGATAAACATTACACAGCGGGTGGACCCGGAGCTGATGAGGGCATGCCGGGAGAGTGGTGTGCGGTACGCTGACCTTGGCCTTCCCCGCGAACTCACCTTATGGGTGGATCCAGGTGAAGTAGTGTGTCGCTACGGTGAAACTAGACCTGTATTCACCATTGCCAGCTTTTCGCCTGAGGAGGGGACTGAGAGGACTGTAAAAGACGTAGACCTAGACACGACGAAGAAGGTCATCGGCGCAGTTGACAATATTTTTGCCAACAACCACAGTAGCCAGTCATCTGAGAAGGGGGGAGGAAGCGGGAATCAACGCTGCAGGTTCCCATCGAACACACGACGTTCTCTTCAGCTGTCGACCAACATCTGCATTCCTACCAGACAGCGTCAGTCTTTCTCCGGACCAATTCACACGGAGCCCGTGGTAAAATTAAATTCCGTTTGA